The stretch of DNA ACCCAGTCGGTGGAGTTGACCCCGCTCGCGGGCGGCGGCTGGGAGTGCGTGCGCTGGGGAACCGTGGAGCCGCCGTTCGAGCACCGGGTGATCCCCGGCGCCGACGACCCGATGGGATGACACCACCACCCGATCGCCGCCGGTCGGCGTCGTTGCGCGCACCCCGGGGTTGCGCGACGATGGAGGAAACCGTCCTCGAGGAGTGACGGCGGTGGATTGGTTCGTTGGCGAAAACTATTCGCTCGGTCGACTGCTCGTCACCGAGGGGCTCGCCGCGATCTACCTCGTCGCGTTCCTCGCTGCGAGAAACCAGTTCAGGCCGCTCGTGGGCAGCACCGGGATGCTGCCCATCCCGAAGTTTGTCCGCGCCGTCCCGTTCACGCGTTCGCCGAGTATCTTCCACCTGCACTACTCGGACAGGTTCTTCGAAGGCATCTGCTGGACCGGCGCCGGACTGTCCCTCGCCGCGCTGCTCGGTCTGACGCAGGTCGTCCCGCTCGCCGTGTGCATGCTCGTGTGGTTCGCCCTGTGGGTGCTGTACCTGTCGATCGTCAACGTCTCCCAGCTCTGGTACAGCTTCGGCTGGGAGTCGCTGCTGCTCGAGGCGGGTTTCCTCGCGATCTTCCTGGGCAACGCGTCGGTCGGGCCGCCGGTCCTGGTGCTGCTGATGCTGCGGTGGTTGCTGTTCCGGCTCGAATTCGGGGCCGGGCTGATCAAGATGCGCGGCGACCGCTGCTGGAAGAACCTCACGTGCCTGTACTACCACCACGAAACCCAGCCCATGCCCGGGCCGTTCAGCTGGTACTTCCACCGGTTGCCGAAACCGCTGCACCGGGTCGAGGTGCTCGGCAACCACTTCGCTCAACTGGTGGTGCCGTTCGGGCTGTTCGCGCCGCAACCGGTCGCGGCGATTGCGGCGGCGGTCATGATCGTCACCCAGCTGTGGCTGGTGGCGAGCGGCAACTTCTCGTGGCTGAACTGGACGACGATCGTGCTGGGTCTGTCCGTCATCCCGGACAGCGTGTACGAGACGGTGCTGCCCGTCGACGTCCCGGCGGGCAGCACCTCGGTGCCCGTTCCGTTCGCCGCGCTGGTGATCGCGGTGACCGCGCTCGTCGTCGTGTTGAGCTACTGGCCCGTTCGCAACCTGATCTCGCACGGACAGCGGATGAATGCGTCGTTCAACAAGTGGCACTTCGTCAACACGTACGGCGCGTTCGGAAGCATCACCCGGGTGCGGTACGAGGTGATCGTGGAGGGCACCTCCGACGCCCATGTCGGCCTGCATTCCGAGTGGAAGGAGTACGGCTTCAAGGGGAAACCGGGTGACGTCAACCGGCGGCCGCGTCAGTTCGCGCCGTATCACCTGCGGCTCGACTGGTTGCTCTGGTTCACGGCGATCTCGCCCGGGTACGCCGAACCGTGGTTCCGGGGTTTCGTCGAGCGGCTGCTGCGCAACGATCGGGACACCCTGAAGTTGTTGCAGTACAACCCGTTCCCGGATCAGCCGCCGAAACACGTGCGGGCGCGCATGTACCGGTACGAATTCACCACCTGGAAGGAGCGCCGCGAGACCGGCGCGTGGTGGAAGCGGCAACCGGTGTAGGTCAGCGGAGCCGGTCGGCCAGCGACTCCAGCGCCTGCCGCAGGCGCTGCGGGGTGCCGGGACTGAGCGACGACCATGCCACCCCGTGCGCGGACACGCTGGACGTGCCGACGATGCGGCCCGCACGTGTGTCGAACACCGTGACGGGTCCGCCGACCGGATCGTATTGCCCGTCGCCGTAGACGATTCCGACGATCTCGGCGTACGTGGTGCAGCCGGCCATGGCGTTGCCCAGGGCGGTCGCGTCGACCGCGGGTACGCCGAGCGCGGCGAGCGCGCCCGCGAGCGACTTGCCGTCCCCGCCCTGATCGAAGGCCTCGCCGAGTTGGACCGTGGGTGCGTTGACGACGCCGACGTGCAACGGTTCGACCGCTCCCAGCGCGCCGATCACGGGCGCGAAGATGTCGGCGCCCGCGTCCTGGACGACGAACTCGTCGCCGGCCCGCAGGGCCAGCACCGAGAGGGTCTCGCCCTGGGACACGCACAGTCTCGAGATGCTGCCGTCGACGTACCAGCGCAGGGCGATCTCCCACAGCGGCCGGGCGAGAATCCGCAGGTGGTCGGCGAGTTCGGGGTGGACCCCACCGCCCGGGAGCAGATCCCGGGCGGCGAGGGTGCCAGCGGCGCCGCGGAACGCAGTGTCCCTGGCGTCGTAGGTGTCGTACCGCGGGGCGGCGTCGAGCACGACCGGCAGCACGTCGAGCGCGAGTGTGTCGACGAGGTAATCCATTTCGTCGAGGCTCAGGGTCACCGCCGGCAGGGTCGGCACACAGGGCTGGGTGCCCAGGTCGATCACCGTCCGGACTCCCGATGGTCGGGGTTCGCGCCGATGACGGAGGGGATGACCGTGCGCCCGTCCGAGAAGTGCTCGAAGTTCTTCAGGTAGTCGGGGGTCTCCCGCTCGTCGTCGTCCTGTGCACCGGCCGCGCCGGCCCCGCGCCCGACCGTCATCGGTCCGCTGCCGGTGCCTCCCCGCGCCGCCGCGGCCGGGTTCACGTCGGCCCGAACGTCTCCGATCACCCCGCCGGATGCGGCCGCCGGTGCGCCGGGCCGTGCCCCCTGACCGCCGTCGGTCCTGCCCCAGCCCTCGGGCAGCGTCGCCCCGCCGGCCGCGCCGGCGCCGATGCCCCCGACGGAGGTGCGGGCTGCCGCGGCACTGGTCGCCGCGGACCCGCCGCCGTACGAGCCGCCGGAGAGAATCGGCGCCCCGCCCATCATCGGAGTGGCGCCGCCGGTGACCGCGGACAACGCCGCCCCGCCGATGTTGCTCGCCGCCGACGTGGCAGTGGAGACGGTGGTGCCCGCGATGCTGCCGACCTGTGACGCGGCCGTGGTGACGGCCGGGTTCTGGCCGGCGGCCATCAGAGCGGCCGCGGCCGCGCGCGTCGGATCGAAGTCACCGTCGGACGGGATCTCGTCGAAACTCCCGACCTCCTTCGAATCGGCCTTGGTGACGATCCGAGGGGGCTGCCGGTACGCGCGTTTCAGCGCCAGGATGTTCGATGCGGCCTCGTACCCCTCCATCACCAGTCCCGCGCGGATGTCCATCGCACGGTCCGCGGCCTCCGCGGCCGCGGCGGTGCCGTTGAGCGCACCACCGGTCGTGTACGCGGTGGCCTTCGCGGTCTTCACGGCGACGATCTCGGGAAGGCTCGGCATGATGAGCGCGGCGGTGGTGTACGCGCCCGCCTCGAGGCCCGCCTTCGCGGCCGTGTCCGCGGCGAGTTCCGCACATTCGGCCGTCCACACCGTGAACGGCGTGATCTTCGCGAGGGCCGCGACCGCGGACACACCCTGCCAGCCGGCCGCGAGTTCGGCCATCACGCGGACCAGCGTGAGGTTGGCGTCGACGAAGCTGGTGGACAGCGCCGTCCACGCCGCGCTCGCCACGCTCAGCGGCACCGGTCCCGCGCCCGCGACGAGGGTGGTCGAGTTGACGGTCGCCCCTCGGGGCAACCAGATGACACCTGTCAGTCCCATGGTCATGTCTGATCTCCTGGTGGTTTCGAGGCGCCGGCCGTCACATGCCCGCAGCGAGGGTCGCGCCGAGCGCGACGTCCTCGGCGACATACAGCGCGGCCTGGGTGCGGAGCGTGTTCGCGGTCTCGCGCAACTCGAGGATGCCCTGCGCGACAGCGGGCGTGAACGTATTGGCGACCGTGTTGAAGTAACCGGCCGCGTGCAGCGAGACCTCCTCGCTCCCGGAGGGGAGCACACGGATGGCCGCGGAGTTGAGGGCGACCGCCGCCTCGAGACGCGCGGCGAGCGCGTCGAGTTCCACGGCGGCGGCGACGAGAGCTTCAGGTGCGACGTGCAGATCCGGCATGAGCGTCGAACTCCTTCTTGACCTAGGCAGGCGGAAGGCAGTTGCCCCCCGGCAAACGAACTGCATGTGCAGCTGTCCCTACACAGTTGGACGCCGCACCGCGCTCTTCGGTTCCCCCCGATCCCGGGAAATTCTTCCCGGGAAAACCGTTCATCCCCAGCCGAGCTCGTGCAAGCGATCTTCTTCTATCCCGAAGTAGTGCGCAACCTCGTGTATCACGGTGACGGCCACCTCGTGGACGACTTCCTCCTCCGAACTGCAGATTTCGAGGAGGGCGTCACGATAGACGGTAATCGTATCGGGCAGTGATCCGCCGTAATGACTGTCCCGTTCCGTCAGGGCGATGCCGTGATACAGGCCCAGGAGATACGGGTCCTCGTCGTTGCGGTCGTCGACCAGGACGACGACGTTGTCGATCGCGGCCGCGAGCTGGGGTGGGATCAGATCGAGTGCGTCGCCCACCAATTCCTCGAATCGGCCGGGCGTCATGCTCACCGCCACATCAGTTCCCGGGGGGTGGGGCCGCGCCGGGGAGCGGCGTCGGCATGGACCTGCCCTCCGGGACCGGCGGCGGAGGCACGGGCGCGGCGCCGTTGATGAGGATCTCGCCCTTCGCCGAACCGGTGATGGTCGAGAAGCCGCCTGCGTCGGTCTCCTTGCCCACCGAGCAGTTCACCCGCCTGCTGCCCGCGAGCCAGCTGTCGAGTTCCAGATTGTCCCAGAACAGCGTGAGCGTCTTGTTCCGCAGCGCGTCCGCGGAACCGAGGTATTCGTTGGCGGCCTGCGTGCACACGCCTTCGAGATACTTGTCCTGATCCTCGACGGACGGCATCGACGACGGGAACTGCGTGGCCAGGTCGACCACGGAGATCACTTCGAAGGCATGGGGTTGCGCGCAGTCGACGGGATCGGTCGGCACGTTCTGATTGATCCCGATGCAGGTGCCCGGATCCCAGATGTTGGATTGGTCCTGCTCGGCCACCTTCCCGGCGAACGGCAGCAAAGTTCCTGCCGTGCTCGAGAATTGGAGGCCGCACCGCAGGGTGCGTTCGCCCGCCGCCCAACCGGACTCGCTGGGGAACATCAGGCCCACACTGAACTTGCCGTACGGGTCGAACTTCGCGCCGAGATACGTGTCGACGGCAGGCACGCAGTGCTCGTCCCGCAGTGCGGCGAACCGCAGCGCACCCGGGTAACGCGAACCCGGACCGAACTCGGCGCCCGGATACACGCTGAGATCCAGCGGCGCCGCCACCTCGAACCGGTGCTCGTCCGCGCAGTCGACCTTCGCGACGTCCTTCCGGTCTTCCTGAGGGTCGTTCGACGGCGTCCAGTCGAGGCAGTCGCCCGCCGTCGCCGAAGAGAACGCGTCGCCCTCCACCGAACCCGTCGCCTGCGGTCCGGCACCCGTCGAGTGCGCGGGGAGGTTCTCGCTGCGGTTGAAACCGCCGGCGATCGCGAACGTGGCGATCGCCGCCACCACGGCACCGACCGCGACGGCCGCGAGTGCGCGACGCGTCGTGGTCGCGGACATGCTGCGGGGAGCCTTCTCCGGTTGCCCGGCATTCTCCGGCTGGGGGTCGGCACCGTTCGACTGATCTGAGGACATCGATTTCCATAATGCCCGTTCCGATCGAGGAAGCAGAACAACTCCCGCAATCGGCTCGAACCTGGCGTAACTTCGACCACCATGAGCGAAGACTCACAGCGGTCCGCCGAACCGGTGGATCCCGAACTGCAGGAACTCGCCGGACGCGTGTTCGACACGGCACGATCCGGCGACGCCGTGTCCCTCGCCACGTTTCTCGACGCGGGCGTCCCGGTGAACCTCGCCAATCAGAACGGCGACACGCTGGTGATGCTGGCCGCGTACCACGGTCACGCCGAGGCCGTTCAGGTCCTGATCGACCGTGGGGCCGACGTCGACCGGCTCAACGACAAGGGGCAGTCTCCGCTGGCAGGGGCGCTGTTCAAGGGCGAGGACGCCGTGGTCCGAGCCCTCGTCGCCGGTGGTGCCGACGCCACCGCGGGCCATCCGACCGCCGTCGACGCCGCCCGGATGTTCGGCCGCGACGACCTTCTGAACCTGCTGGAACCGAAACCGGAGTGAGCTGCTCCGCGGCGCCCGGTAGGGTCTGAAGCCGTGATTGACCTGAAGTTCCTCCGCGAGAACCCCGACGCCGTCCGCGAATCGCAGCGCACCCGTGGCGAAGATCCCGCCCTGGTCGACGCGTTGCTCGAGGCCGACGCGTCCCGTCGCGCCGCCGTTCTCGCCGGCGACAACCTGCGTGCCGAGCAGAAGGCGTTCGGCAAGAAGGTCGGGCAGGCGTCCCCGGAGGAGCGCCCGGCGCTGCTCGAGGGATCCAAGGAACTCGCGGCCAAGGTGAAGCAGGCCGAGGCCGGCCAGCACGAGGCGCAGGCCGCGCTCGACGCCGCACACCGGGCGATCTCCAACATCGTCCAGGACGGCGCCCCCGCCGGCGGTGAGGACGACTTCATCACCCTCGAGACGGTCGGGGAGATCCCCGCATTCGACTTCGAACCCAAGGACCACCTCGAGCTGGGTGAGTCGCTGGGGCTGATCGACATGGAGCGCGGCGCGAAGGTGTCAGGCGCCCGCTTCTACTTCCTCACCGGCTTCGGTGCCATGCTGCAGCTGGGAATGCTGCAGCTCGCCGCACAGAAGGCGATGGCCAACGGTTTCCAGATGATGATCCCGCCGGTGCTGGTGCGCCCGGAGATCATGGCGGGAACCGGGTTCCTCGGCGCCCACTCGGACGAGATCTACCACCTCGCCGACGACGACCTCTACCTCGTCGGCACGTCCGAGGTCCCGCTGGCCGGGTACCACTCCGGGGAGATCCTCGACCTCGCCGACGGCCCCAAGCGGTACGCCGGCTGGTCGACGTGCTTCCGCCGCGAGGCAGGCAGCTACGGCAAGGACACCCGCGGCATCATCCGCGTCCACCAGTTCGACAAGGTGGAGATGTTCACCTACTGCAAGCCCGAGGACGCCGACGCCGAGCACCAGCGCCTCCTCGCGTGGGAGCGCGACATGCTCGCCGCCATCGACGTGCCGTACCGCGTGATCGACGTGGCCGGCGGCGACCTGGGATCGTCGGCGGCCCGCAAGTTCGACTGCGAGGCGTGGGTGCCGACGCAGCAGGCGTACCGGGAGCTCACGTCGACGTCCAACTGCACGACGTTCCAGGCGCGTCGCCTCGGGGTGCGGTACCGCGACGAGAACGGGAAGCCGCAGACGGCCGCGACCCTCAACGGCACCCTCGCCACTACCCGGTGGATCGTCGCCATCCTGGAGAACCACCAGCAGTCCGACGGCACAGTGCGGGTGCCCGAGGCGCTCGTGCCGTTCGTCGGGACGGATGTTCTGAAACCGTGATGCGCCTCCCCGAAGTTTTGGGAAGGCTACCCTTGCGCGAAAACGAAAATGATGTAACCCTTACCTAATCTAGTTGGTAAGGAGCTCCACATGTTCGTGTGCATCTGCAAGGCCGTGACCGAAGACGAAGTGCACGAGCACTGCGCCGCCGGGGCTGACAGCGCGGATGCGATCGGTGAGCGTTGCGGCGCCGGATGGGGATGTGGAACCTGCGTCGATCGGTTGAAGGAGATTCTGGGCGAGCGGACGGTCGTCGGCAGCACGGCCGCGTGACGCAACTGCAGCACAACTGAATCCCGCGATTCGCCTCACAGTGGTATCGCCAGTGGTACGTTCGCCTCAACCGGGGCGAACGGAGAAGTCATGCGTGGCGACGACGAGATCATTGCTCTTCTCAACGAACAGTTGACCAGTGAGCTGACCGCGATCAATCAGTACTTCCTGCACTCGAAGATGCAAGCCAACTGGGGTTTCACCAAACTTGCGGGCAAGACTCGGGCGGAGTCCATCGAGGAAATGATGCACGCCGAGATCCTCACCGACCGAATCCTCTTCCTCGAAGCGCTTCCGAACTATCAGAAGTTGCTGCCGCTGCGCATCGGGCAGGACCTGCGCGAGCAGTTCCACTCCGACCTCTCCATCGAAGTCGAGGTCGTCGAGCGCCTGCGTCCCGGCATCCAGATGTGCCGCGAGAAGGGCGATGCCACGTCGGCGAAGCTGCTCGAGGGGATCCTCAAGGAAGAAGAGGATCACATCGACTACCTCGAGACGCAGATCGAGCTGATGGACAAGATGGGCGACCAGCTCTACATGGCCCAGCTCGTCGATCAGCCGCCGACCGTCGTTTAGCCCGGGTGAACGTACCTTTCGACGCCTCGGTGGCGCCGAAAGGTACATCCGCCGCGGCGCTCAGAGCTTGCTGGACCGCAGTTCGTGTCCCTTGGACGTCTTGCAGCGCCCCGACTCGAGGTCCCACTGCCAGCCGTGCAGGTTGCACGTGAGGTTGGTGCCGTCGACGACACCGAACTTCGACAGGTCCGCCTTCAGGTGCGGGCAGCGACGCTGGATCTCGTAGCCACCGAGTTCGATCGACGCGGAGTCGTCGTGGGCCTCGGCGAACCAGCCGTCGGCGTACGCGATGCGCTCGTCGGTGAGGCACTTGAAGAACGTGTAGAGGAACTCGTTGTACCCGCCGACGCGCCACGCCTCGAAGCGGGTGGACAGGAAGATGGTGTTCACCCAGTCGGGCTCGTCGTCGCGCAGCACCGTGCGCACCAGTTCGGGGGCGATGCGGAAGCCGTACCGGTATTTGCCGTCCTTCTCGCCGCGCGGGCGGACAGTGCGCGCCGGGAAGTCGAGGACGACGGTCTCGTCGCCCATCACCAGGCCGACGGGGTAGCCGATGCCGTCGCAGATCAGGTCGGACTGCTTCATGATCGGCTCGAACTTCGCCTTCAGCGCCTCGAGCAGCGGTTCGCCCTCGGCGGGCGCCCAGGTGGCCTTCTCAGCGGCCAGGACCGGCGCCATCCGCTGCGCCATGTCCTCGATGTACGCGGCCTTGTCGGAGAAGATCTCGTCGACCTCGGCGTCCGGGATCGGGTGGGTGAGCGTCAGCTCGCCGCCCTTCAGGTCGGCCGTCGACCCCGGAATCATGAGGATGCCGCCGTCGTTGCCGTGGATCCGCATCTGCTCGAGGAACGTGATCTGGTCGGGAAAGATGTTGCCCTCGTCGCCCCGGTCGTCGTTGAGGTAGCGCAGCGCGTCGTCGAGGAACACCGGCGGTCCGGCGGACGGCACCACCCACGTGGCCGCGACCTGCTCGATGTAGCTGCGGCAGCGGTCCATGCCGCGCTGACGCTTCTGCTTGCCGAAGTTGGCCTTCGTCTTGGTCGGAATGTCGTAGACCATCGGGTACCAGATGGCCCCCGAGTACTGCAGCAGGTGGATGTCGATCTTGCCGAACGCGTCGTGCAGGACGTCCATGTCGACGGGCCGGGCGTCGTTCATGTTGAAACAGGTGGTCTCGCCGTCGGACACCACGAGACCCGAGTCGCCGATCGGACCGTCGGCGGGGGCGCGCAGCGCGATGATCATGATGTCCAGGTCGCCCTTGGGACCTGACACGGTGTGCTTGACCGAGTCCTCGGTCTCGAAGAACTTGTGGAATCCCAGCGCTTCGAGTTCGCGCCGGAGGTCCGGCACCGGATAGTCGGGGAGCAGCACCGTCGCGTCCTTGTCGACGTGCTTGGCGAGGTTCTCCGGGTCGAAGTGGTCCTTGTGCAGGTGCGACACGTACAGGTAGTCGCACTTGCCGAGAGCGTCCCAGTCGAGCTGGGTGTTGTCCGGGAACGGGAACCAGGACCCGAAGTAGGCGGGGTTGACCCAGGGGTCGCACAGGATCGAGCCTGCCTCGGTCTGGATGTGGAATCCGGCGTGTCCGACGCTGGTGACCTGCACTGGTATGCCTCCTGGGAGCTGAGCGACTGTTCCAGGGTAGGCGTTCCCCCCAGGTGAGTGACAATGCGCGCTCCAGCACACCGTGCCACTCACGTGCGGTCAGGTCACTTCGCCCAGGCAATAACCGTCGGGTCCGATGGACAGCGTGATCTGCTTGGTGACGGTCGTACCGGACACGTCGGTGACCGGAACGGACACGTCCAGGTAGTCGCCGCGGACGGGTGTGGCGGTCATCGCGTCGGCGGCGAACGCCGTGGTCCCGGCCAGGACGTCGGGGTCTGATTTCAGCGGTGGCTGACCGCCGGCGCCGGTGCCGGCCGGGTCCCACGGGCTCAGGCCCGGGCAGATCAGGGGGTACGCGGTCTCGGTGTCCGCCCGGTTCACCGGCGCGCCGGACTCCCGCGACAGGAACCGGGTGACGGCGTACTCGGCGTCGGCGGGGGTGTAGAAGTCGACGGTCCCGGCGGGGTGGACGTGCGGGCAGGCGTAGCCGGACGCGATCTCGCTGCGTTTGACGGACACCGTCGTGCCGCCGCCGGTCCACGACACCGCGAACTGCCCGTCGACGCCGGGTTGGGCGAGCGCCCCGAGGATCGCGGCCGTATCGGCGTACTGGTCGGCGGCCTGGGCGGGTGGCAGCGTCCAGCATTTCGCGGGGACGGCGGCGGGCCGGGTGACCAGGTCGGTGGCCCAGGCGCGGATGGTGTCCGCCGCTGCGGGGTTGCCGGGGACCTCGCCGACGACCACCTGCGGTACGGGGGCCGGTGGCACGGTGGTCGTGGGCTCGACCGTCGAGGTGGGTGCGGACACGGTGTCGGCCGGGGGCTCCTCCGTAGGGATGCCGGACTGCGAATCGCACGCCGCCCCCGCCCCGAGGATCACCGCGACGACCGGCGCGATGAGCGCCCTCCTGCCCCTGCCACCCATCTCCAGCGCGCCCTTTCTCTCGACTCCCCACCGAATGTCCGTCCCCGACGGCGGGCCAGATCGCGGATACCCGGCTACGCTAGCCGATTGTGGAACCCGTCTATCGCACCGTCATCGGCATCGCCCGCACCGTATTCGCCCTCGAGGGGCTGAAGTTCACGGTCAAGGGCGATCAGCACATTCCGGCGACGGGTGGGGCGGTGATCGCGATCAATCACACCGGCTACATGGACTTCACCTACGCCGGACTTCCGGCCCGCCGCGTGAAGCGGTACGTCCGCTTCATGGCGAAGAAGGAAGTGTTCGACAACAAGATTTCGGGCCCGATCATGCGCGCGCTCAAGCACATTCCGGTCAACAGGGCCGCCGGTGCGGATTCGTACAAGGCGGCCGTCGACTTCCTGCGTCGCGGCGAACTGGTGGGCGTGTACCCGGAGGCGACCATCAGCCGGAGCTTCGAGATCAAGGAATTCAAATCGGGTGCTGCGCGGATGGCGATCGAGGCAAACGTGCCGATCGTCCCGGTGGTCATCTGGGGTGCGCAGCGGGTGTGGACGAAGGGGTTCCCGAAGCGGCTGGGCCGCACGAACAC from Rhodococcus opacus B4 encodes:
- a CDS encoding lipase maturation factor family protein, which produces MTAVDWFVGENYSLGRLLVTEGLAAIYLVAFLAARNQFRPLVGSTGMLPIPKFVRAVPFTRSPSIFHLHYSDRFFEGICWTGAGLSLAALLGLTQVVPLAVCMLVWFALWVLYLSIVNVSQLWYSFGWESLLLEAGFLAIFLGNASVGPPVLVLLMLRWLLFRLEFGAGLIKMRGDRCWKNLTCLYYHHETQPMPGPFSWYFHRLPKPLHRVEVLGNHFAQLVVPFGLFAPQPVAAIAAAVMIVTQLWLVASGNFSWLNWTTIVLGLSVIPDSVYETVLPVDVPAGSTSVPVPFAALVIAVTALVVVLSYWPVRNLISHGQRMNASFNKWHFVNTYGAFGSITRVRYEVIVEGTSDAHVGLHSEWKEYGFKGKPGDVNRRPRQFAPYHLRLDWLLWFTAISPGYAEPWFRGFVERLLRNDRDTLKLLQYNPFPDQPPKHVRARMYRYEFTTWKERRETGAWWKRQPV
- a CDS encoding ESX secretion-associated protein EspG, with the translated sequence MIDLGTQPCVPTLPAVTLSLDEMDYLVDTLALDVLPVVLDAAPRYDTYDARDTAFRGAAGTLAARDLLPGGGVHPELADHLRILARPLWEIALRWYVDGSISRLCVSQGETLSVLALRAGDEFVVQDAGADIFAPVIGALGAVEPLHVGVVNAPTVQLGEAFDQGGDGKSLAGALAALGVPAVDATALGNAMAGCTTYAEIVGIVYGDGQYDPVGGPVTVFDTRAGRIVGTSSVSAHGVAWSSLSPGTPQRLRQALESLADRLR
- a CDS encoding PPE family protein is translated as MTMGLTGVIWLPRGATVNSTTLVAGAGPVPLSVASAAWTALSTSFVDANLTLVRVMAELAAGWQGVSAVAALAKITPFTVWTAECAELAADTAAKAGLEAGAYTTAALIMPSLPEIVAVKTAKATAYTTGGALNGTAAAAEAADRAMDIRAGLVMEGYEAASNILALKRAYRQPPRIVTKADSKEVGSFDEIPSDGDFDPTRAAAAALMAAGQNPAVTTAASQVGSIAGTTVSTATSAASNIGGAALSAVTGGATPMMGGAPILSGGSYGGGSAATSAAAARTSVGGIGAGAAGGATLPEGWGRTDGGQGARPGAPAAASGGVIGDVRADVNPAAAARGGTGSGPMTVGRGAGAAGAQDDDERETPDYLKNFEHFSDGRTVIPSVIGANPDHRESGR
- a CDS encoding PE family protein encodes the protein MPDLHVAPEALVAAAVELDALAARLEAAVALNSAAIRVLPSGSEEVSLHAAGYFNTVANTFTPAVAQGILELRETANTLRTQAALYVAEDVALGATLAAGM
- a CDS encoding metallopeptidase family protein; the encoded protein is MAVSMTPGRFEELVGDALDLIPPQLAAAIDNVVVLVDDRNDEDPYLLGLYHGIALTERDSHYGGSLPDTITVYRDALLEICSSEEEVVHEVAVTVIHEVAHYFGIEEDRLHELGWG
- a CDS encoding septum formation family protein; protein product: MSSDQSNGADPQPENAGQPEKAPRSMSATTTRRALAAVAVGAVVAAIATFAIAGGFNRSENLPAHSTGAGPQATGSVEGDAFSSATAGDCLDWTPSNDPQEDRKDVAKVDCADEHRFEVAAPLDLSVYPGAEFGPGSRYPGALRFAALRDEHCVPAVDTYLGAKFDPYGKFSVGLMFPSESGWAAGERTLRCGLQFSSTAGTLLPFAGKVAEQDQSNIWDPGTCIGINQNVPTDPVDCAQPHAFEVISVVDLATQFPSSMPSVEDQDKYLEGVCTQAANEYLGSADALRNKTLTLFWDNLELDSWLAGSRRVNCSVGKETDAGGFSTITGSAKGEILINGAAPVPPPPVPEGRSMPTPLPGAAPPPGN
- a CDS encoding ankyrin repeat domain-containing protein; this translates as MSEDSQRSAEPVDPELQELAGRVFDTARSGDAVSLATFLDAGVPVNLANQNGDTLVMLAAYHGHAEAVQVLIDRGADVDRLNDKGQSPLAGALFKGEDAVVRALVAGGADATAGHPTAVDAARMFGRDDLLNLLEPKPE
- the serS gene encoding serine--tRNA ligase, encoding MIDLKFLRENPDAVRESQRTRGEDPALVDALLEADASRRAAVLAGDNLRAEQKAFGKKVGQASPEERPALLEGSKELAAKVKQAEAGQHEAQAALDAAHRAISNIVQDGAPAGGEDDFITLETVGEIPAFDFEPKDHLELGESLGLIDMERGAKVSGARFYFLTGFGAMLQLGMLQLAAQKAMANGFQMMIPPVLVRPEIMAGTGFLGAHSDEIYHLADDDLYLVGTSEVPLAGYHSGEILDLADGPKRYAGWSTCFRREAGSYGKDTRGIIRVHQFDKVEMFTYCKPEDADAEHQRLLAWERDMLAAIDVPYRVIDVAGGDLGSSAARKFDCEAWVPTQQAYRELTSTSNCTTFQARRLGVRYRDENGKPQTAATLNGTLATTRWIVAILENHQQSDGTVRVPEALVPFVGTDVLKP
- a CDS encoding (2Fe-2S)-binding protein gives rise to the protein MFVCICKAVTEDEVHEHCAAGADSADAIGERCGAGWGCGTCVDRLKEILGERTVVGSTAA
- the bfr gene encoding bacterioferritin, whose translation is MRGDDEIIALLNEQLTSELTAINQYFLHSKMQANWGFTKLAGKTRAESIEEMMHAEILTDRILFLEALPNYQKLLPLRIGQDLREQFHSDLSIEVEVVERLRPGIQMCREKGDATSAKLLEGILKEEEDHIDYLETQIELMDKMGDQLYMAQLVDQPPTVV
- a CDS encoding Rieske 2Fe-2S domain-containing protein; translation: MQVTSVGHAGFHIQTEAGSILCDPWVNPAYFGSWFPFPDNTQLDWDALGKCDYLYVSHLHKDHFDPENLAKHVDKDATVLLPDYPVPDLRRELEALGFHKFFETEDSVKHTVSGPKGDLDIMIIALRAPADGPIGDSGLVVSDGETTCFNMNDARPVDMDVLHDAFGKIDIHLLQYSGAIWYPMVYDIPTKTKANFGKQKRQRGMDRCRSYIEQVAATWVVPSAGPPVFLDDALRYLNDDRGDEGNIFPDQITFLEQMRIHGNDGGILMIPGSTADLKGGELTLTHPIPDAEVDEIFSDKAAYIEDMAQRMAPVLAAEKATWAPAEGEPLLEALKAKFEPIMKQSDLICDGIGYPVGLVMGDETVVLDFPARTVRPRGEKDGKYRYGFRIAPELVRTVLRDDEPDWVNTIFLSTRFEAWRVGGYNEFLYTFFKCLTDERIAYADGWFAEAHDDSASIELGGYEIQRRCPHLKADLSKFGVVDGTNLTCNLHGWQWDLESGRCKTSKGHELRSSKL
- a CDS encoding lysophospholipid acyltransferase family protein — translated: MEPVYRTVIGIARTVFALEGLKFTVKGDQHIPATGGAVIAINHTGYMDFTYAGLPARRVKRYVRFMAKKEVFDNKISGPIMRALKHIPVNRAAGADSYKAAVDFLRRGELVGVYPEATISRSFEIKEFKSGAARMAIEANVPIVPVVIWGAQRVWTKGFPKRLGRTNTPISIAVGEPIRPFEPASELTEKLHATMTTMLADLQQGYEHPAGEYWVPARLGGSAPTLDEANKMDAADAEAKAQSRRARETGS